One genomic segment of Choristoneura fumiferana chromosome Z, NRCan_CFum_1, whole genome shotgun sequence includes these proteins:
- the GlyRS gene encoding glycine--tRNA ligase has protein sequence MRNLLSLFHKCSVLSKQLPVVCSQYRLSHQLQHWGSNKVHRKIKIPNPLREIIMADPKIEAILAPLRASVKEQGDLVRKLKEEKAPEIDVKKAVAELKARKKVLEDKELALAPSEESFDRAKMEDLIKRRFFYDQSFAIYGGITGQFDFGPMGCALKSNMIQLWRKYFILQEQMLEVDCSILTPEPVLKASGHVERFADLMTKDVKSGECFRLDHLIKAHLQKIKSEKNTKAELKTEIEDILVKLDGMTADEMFVLMKRFDMKSPISGNELTPPIEFNLMFNTQIGPSGLIKGFLRPETAQGIFVNFKRLLEFNQGRLPFAAAQIGNSFRNEISPRSGLLRVREFTMCEIEHFCDSKDHPKFESVKNTKMLLYSADNQEQGRSAELITIGEAVATGMVNNETLGYFMARIHLYLLAVGIEPSKLRFRQHMGNEMAHYACDCWDAECLSSYGWIECVGCADRSAFDLTQHTKATGVRLAAEKKLPAPKQIEVVEAVANKAAIGKAFKKDAKIINDTLAAMDSAALNQLQKNLDTDGEYNLITLNGEFKLSANLVSVKKTEKTVHVEEIIPSVIEPSFGIGRILYCLLEHNFKMRDGDEQRTYFALPPTVAPMKCAVLPLSGNTEFQPFVRELSQELISADVSHKVDDSSGSIGRRYARTDELGVPYAVTVDFDTVKEPHTVTLRERDSMGQVRLPLADVPSVVRDLTNSKVSWSDVEGKYPKFEQQENVKGSAA, from the coding sequence ATGAGAAACCTTCTCTCCCTATTTCATAAGTGTAGTGTTCTTAGTAAACAGCTCCCAGTCGTCTGCAGCCAGTACCGGCTGTCACACCAGCTGCAACATTGGGGCAGCAATAAGGTTCATCGGAAAATCAAAATACCTAATCCTTTACGTGAAATAATTATGGCTGACCCTAAGATTGAAGCAATCCTGGCGCCACTGAGAGCGAGCGTCAAGGAACAGGGTGATTTAGTTCGAAAACTAAAAGAAGAAAAGGCCCCGGAAATCGACGTGAAGAAGGCCGTAGCGGAGTTGAAGGCTAGGAAGAAAGTTTTGGAAGACAAAGAGCTGGCTCTAGCGCCTTCCGAGGAATCCTTCGACCGTGCCAAGATGGAGGACCTCATCAAAAGAAGGTTCTTCTATGACCAGTCCTTTGCTATTTACGGTGGTATTACTGGCCAGTTCGACTTCGGACCTATGGGCTGCGCCTTGAAGAGCAACATGATCCAGCTATGGAGAAAATATTTCATCCTTCAAGAACAGATGTTGGAAGTGGACTGCTCAATCCTCACCCCTGAGCCTGTGCTAAAGGCTTCTGGACATGTGGAGAGGTTTGCTGACTTGATGACTAAAGATGTGAAGTCCGGTGAATGCTTCCGCTTGGACCATTTAATTAAGGCTCATTTGCAAAAGATCAAGAGTGAAAAAAACACTAAAGCTGAGCTGAAGACTGAGATTGAGGATATCCTTGTCAAACTTGATGGTATGACAGCTGATGAGATGTTTGTACTTATGAAGAGGTTTGATATGAAATCTCCGATCAGTGGTAATGAACTGACCCCACCCATTGAGTTTAACCTCATGTTCAACACTCAAATTGGCCCTTCAGGCCTTATCAAAGGCTTCCTCAGGCCAGAGACAGCCCAAGGCATCTTTGTCAACTTCAAACGTCTCTTAGAATTCAACCAGGGTCGCCTACCATTTGCTGCTGCCCAAATTGGCAATTCATTCAGGAATGAAATCTCTCCTCGCTCAGGCCTACTCAGAGTCAGAGAATTTACCATGTGTGAGATAGAACACTTCTGCGACTCAAAGGATCATCCGAAATTTGAGTCTGTGAAGAACACAAAAATGTTGTTGTACTCTGCTGACAATCAAGAACAAGGGCGTTCTGCAGAGTTGATAACCATCGGAGAAGCTGTAGCCACAGGAATGGTGAACAATGAAACGCTGGGGTACTTTATGGCTAGAATCCATTTGTATCTCTTGGCTGTTGGTATTGAGCCCAGTAAGTTGAGATTCCGACAGCATATGGGTAATGAGATGGCTCACTATGCATGTGACTGCTGGGATGCTGAGTGCCTCTCTAGTTACGGTTGGATTGAGTGTGTTGGCTGTGCTGATAGATCTGCCTTTGATTTAACACAGCATACCAAAGCTACTGGTGTCAGACTAGCAGCAGAAAAAAAACTGCCAGCTCCCAAGCAAATTGAAGTTGTTGAAGCAGTTGCTAACAAGGCAGCTATTGGCAAAGCCTTCAAGAAAGATGCCAAGATCATCAATGACACCCTAGCAGCAATGGACAGTGCTGCATTAAATCAACTGCAAAAAAACCTAGACACAGATGGGGAGTATAATCTCATAACATTAAATGGAGAATTCAAGCTCTCTGCGAATCTTGTCAGTGTAAAGAAGACAGAAAAGACTGTTCATGTTGAAGAGATCATACCAAGTGTGATAGAGCCTTCTTTTGGAATAGGCAGGATCTTGTACTGCCTCTTGGAGCACAACTTCAAGATGCGAGATGGGGATGAACAGAGGACATACTTCGCTTTACCACCGACAGTAGCTCCAATGAAGTGTGCAGTGCTGCCACTCAGCGGCAACACCGAATTCCAGCCCTTCGTACGTGAACTTTCCCAAGAGCTAATATCAGCTGATGTTTCCCATAAAGTCGACGACTCTTCTGGCTCCATTGGGCGTCGTTACGCGAGGACTGACGAGCTCGGCGTCCCTTACGCGGTTACCGTCGACTTCGATACCGTCAAGGAGCCTCACACAGTTACACTGAGGGAAAGAGACAGCATGGGCCAAGTGCGGCTTCCTCTAGCTGATGTGCCAAGTGTAGTTAGGGACCTAACCAACAGCAAGGTCTCTTGGTCTGACGTGGAAGGAAAATATCCTAAGTTTGAACAACAAGAAAACGTAAAGGGCTCAGCAGCTTAG